The DNA window GCAGGTGAAGAAGCTCTGCCGGCTCCTCTGGACCGACGACCCCGGAGAGCGCCTCGACCTGATCTCGGCCGGGATCGTCGCCGAGGAGGTGGCGCGCGGCGACTTCAACTGCGTGCTCATGAGCCTCGGGCCGTTCCAGCTTCGCGAGTTCCTCAAGGAGGCGCCCGCCGCGCTCCGCGACCGCTGGATCAGGGCCGTCTCCAGCGGAGAGTCGGCCATCGCGCTGGCGCTCACCGAGCCCGAGGCGGGCTCGGACATGGGTGCGATGCGCACGGTGGCGCGGCAGGACGGTGATCACTTCGTGCTGAGCGGGGAGAAGAACTCCGTCTCCTTTCTCAACGCGGACGTCTTCTACGTCTTCGCCCGCACCGAGGCCGGCAGCGCGGGGTGGAAGGGGATCAGCGCCTTCCTCGTCCCGCGGGACACGCCGGGGCTGTCCTTCCGCGAGTACGAGGACATGGGCTGCCGCGCGGTTCCCCGGGGCCAGCTCTTCCTGGACGAGGCGCGCGTGCCCGCGGCGAACATGGTGGGCGCGCGCGGCGGGGCCTTCCCCATGATCATGTCCTATCTGGATGTGAATCGCGCCTTCATCGGGCTCAAGTGCCTGGGCGCCGCGCAGCAGACGCTGGACGAGACCGTCGCTTACGTGAAGACGCGGCAGCAGTTCGGCCGGCCCATCTCGCGCTTCGAGGGCGTGGCCTTCCCCCTGGCCGAGGCGGCGACGCTCGTCGAGGCGGCGCGCTGGCTCTGCTACCGGATCCTCTGGAAGCGCGAGCGGGGCGAGCCGTGCACGGCCGAGGGGGCGATGGCCAAGTG is part of the Candidatus Rokuibacteriota bacterium genome and encodes:
- a CDS encoding acyl-CoA dehydrogenase family protein: MDFSFTPEQERLRQMLRAFALRELLPQYARWDRERRYPKEQVKKLCRLLWTDDPGERLDLISAGIVAEEVARGDFNCVLMSLGPFQLREFLKEAPAALRDRWIRAVSSGESAIALALTEPEAGSDMGAMRTVARQDGDHFVLSGEKNSVSFLNADVFYVFARTEAGSAGWKGISAFLVPRDTPGLSFREYEDMGCRAVPRGQLFLDEARVPAANMVGARGGAFPMIMSYLDVNRAFIGLKCLGAAQQTLDETVAYVKTRQQFGRPISRFEGVAFPLAEAATLVEAARWLCYRILWKRERGEPCTAEGAMAKWWAPKISAEIIHECLLLHGHYGYTQELPLEQRLRDVIGWQIGDGTPQIQKLIIARQLLGREFAPETRQPTGEAR